A window of Vicinamibacteria bacterium genomic DNA:
TAGAGTTTAATAGCCACCATGCCGAGTGTGGGGATGCGCTCGAGGCGCAAGGAAGGCCCGGAAAAGCTCACCGGAGTCGCCAAGTACATCGACGACTTTCGATTCCAGGATGTCCTGCACGCGGTGACGGTGCGGGCTACCGTTCCGCGGGGCCGAATCAAGCAGATTCATTTCGATCCATCGTTCGACTGGACGGGCGTCGTCGTGGCGACGGCCGATGACATCCCCGGAGAGAACACCGTTCTCTTGATCGAACGGGATCAGCCGGTTCTCGCCCGCGACGAGGTGCGCCACGTGGAAGAGCCGCTGCTGGTGCTCGGCCATCCCGATCGCGCAATGGCCTACGATGCGTCGAAGCACGTTCGCATCGACTACGACCCGCTCGAGCCCGTTCTCGACCCCGAGCGCTCGAGCACGGTTTTTAAGAGCTTCGAGATCCAGAAGGGAGATCTCGAAGCGGGTTTTGCCGAAGCCGACGCCATCGTGGAAGAAGAGTACCGGGTTCCGCACCAGGAACAGGCCTATATCGAGACGAACGGTATCGCCGCCTGGGAAGAATCCGATGGAACGCTCGTGGTCCTCGGCTCGATGCAGTGCCCCTATTACGTCCACAAGGCGCTCTTGCCGATATTCCCTCGCGATCCCGGGAAGATTCGGGTGATCCAGGCGGCTACCGGTGGTGGGTTCGGTGGAAAGGAAGAGTATCCGAACATCATCGCCGCGCACGCGGCTCTCCTCGCCCTCAAGGCGAAGCGGCCCGTCAAGCTCGTCTACGACCGGCACGAGGACATGCGGGCGACGACGAAGCGCCATCCGGCGCGCATCCGCCACCGCACCGGAGTCAGGCGCGACGGCACTCTCGTCGCCCAGGACATCGATGTCCTCATGGACGGAGGCGCCTACATTACGCTTTCGCCCGTCGTGCTTTCCCGGGGCATTCTTCATGCGAGTGGTCCCTATGAATGCCCGAACGTACGCATTCGGGGCCGAGTGGTGGCGACGAACACCCCACCCAACGGCGCCTTCCGGGGCTTCGGAGCGCCTCAGACCCTGTTCGCCGCCGAGCTTCATATGGAGAAGATCGCGAAGACGCTCGGAATCGACTCCGTCGCGCTGCGGCGAAAGAACCTGTTTCGGCTCGGCTCGACGACGGCGACCGGCCAAGTTCTCCGCGAGAGCGTGGGGGCGAGGCAAACGCTCGACCGCGCTCTCGAAAAGAGCCAGTACTCTCGCCGAAAGAAAGCCGCCGCACGGTGGAATCGCGTCCGGAAAAACCCGACGTGGCGGGGCGTCGGCCTGGCGACCGTCTTCCACGGCGCTGGCTTCACCGGAAGCGGAGAGATTTTCCTCAAGAGCCGGGCGGGCGTGAGGTTGACCCCAGCAGGCGATATCGTCGTCGACGCCGCTTCGACCGAGATCGGACAGGGAACTACGAGCATCCTCGCCCAGATCGTCGCGGAGGCGCTCGACGTGCCTTACGAATGGATTCGCGTCGAGACGCCGGACACGAACCAAGTGCCCAACAGCGGACCCACGGTCGCCAGCCGCACCTGCATGATCGTCGGCGGCTTGCTCGAGCGCTCCGCCGACAAGATCAAGGAGCGGCTCGCCGCCGACGGAGTCCGCTGGCCTCTGACCCGGGCCGCGCTTCGAGGCAAGAATCTCTCCATCACCGAGGAGTTCGAGAAACCTGGGGAGATCGAGTGGGACGAGGAGACCTACCGCGGAGATGCCTACGGGGCCTACGGTTACGCGACGCTCGTTGCCGAGGTCGAAGTCGACAAGCTCACTTACGAGGTCACGATCCGGGACGTCGTCACCGCCCAGGATGTGGGCCGAGCCATCAACCCTCTGCTCGTCGAGGGACAGATCCTGGGCGGAACCGTTCAGGGCATCGGCTATGCTCTTCTGGAGAACGTGGTATTCGAGAACGGGGCCATGGCCAACGCTCAGTTCACCAACTACGTGATTCCGACGACTCTGGACACGCCTCCCATCCGGGTCGAGATCGTCGAGGAGCCCTACTCCCGAGGCCCGTTCGGCGCGAAAGGCGTCGGAGAGCTTCCCATGGACGTTCCCGCCCCGGCGATCGTGGCCGCAATCCACGATGCGACCGGGTTGTTTCTCACGGCCCTCCCCGCTCTTCCCGAACAGATCGAGGAAGCGTTTCATGATCGAGCTCCGCGTCAACGGTAGGAAGCGGCGTTTTCGAGGCCCGGCCTTCAAGCGCCTGCTCGATGTGCTTCGGGAAGACTTTCGCCTAACTGGCACTAAAGAGGGATGTGGTGAAGGGGAGTGCGGCGCCTGCACCGTGTTGATCGATGGCGAGCCGGTCAATGCCTGTCTCGTGCCCGTTTGCCAGGTCGCAGGACGCCGAGTCGAGACCGTCGAGGCCCTGGGCACTCCCGAGGGCCTGAGTCCGCTCCAGAAGGCGTTTCTCGAAGCGGGAGGAACTCAGTGCGGCATCTGCACGCCAGGAATGCTCGTCACGGCGTGGGCCTATTTGCGGTCCGGAGGCCGCGACGACCCCGACGCGATTCGAGTGGCGCTCTCGGGAAACCTCTGCCGCTGCACCGGGTATCAACAGATCGTGGAATCCGTGCTGACGGCGGTGCGCCGACGATGAGAGGCGACGCCCGAAGCATGAAGGTGGTGCGGCCCGGAACCGCAACAGAAGCCATCGAGCTCACTGCGCGGTTCGACGGCGCGGTGCCCCTCGCCGGCGGTACGGACTTTATGGTTAGCTGGAACGCCGGAGAGGCCAACGGGTTGACGGTCATCGACCTTTCCCGCCTCAGCAGCTGGCGTCGGATTCGGGAGGCGGGCAGGACTCTCCGAGTCGGCTCGCTCGCCACACACTGGCAGTTGCAGTCTCACGACGTCGTCCGCAGGCGATTTCCCCTGCTGGCTCAGGCCTGTGCCACCATCGGGGGGCGCCAGATTCAAACACGGGGTACGATCGGAGGCAATATCGCCAACGCTTCGCCTGCTGGGGATACCTTCCCGCCCCTTCTGGTGTACGACGCCAGGGTGAGACTGGTTTCCTCTGCGAGGCGGCGAGGCATGGCGATCCGAGACGTGTTCGTCGGAGTCAAGCGTACGGCTCTCGAGCGGGGTGAGCTCATCGAATCCATCGATCTCCCGTATCATCGAAGCCCATCGCGGGCGCTCTTTCGAAAGGTCGGAACCCGAAAGGCGTCCGCCATCTCCAAAACCGTCGCCGCCGGGCTCCTTTGGCTGCGCCGCGACGGCCGCATCCGCGAGCTACGCTTCGCCCTCGGGAGCATGGCAGTGACCGCTCGGCGGCTCGAGACGGTGGAGAGCTTCCTTCGAGGCAAAAAGCCCACGCGTCGGGTGGTCGACGAGGCCGTTTCCCTGCTGGAACGAGACGTCGATCCCATCGACGATCTGCGATCGACCGCCCGATATCGGCTCGAAGTCTCTCGAAACCTCCTACGGAGCTTTCTGCTTTGAGCCCGGTTTCGGCTCGGTGGGACGCGCTACGATGACACCCTTGCGCTCTGGTCGTCTCAAGAGGTAGTCGGCCACGTCTTCTGCGGTAATGACGACCTTCTGGTGATAGCTCGAAGCGTGGAGAAGCCTCGGGTCTCCGCGAACATGGAGAACGAACCCGGCATGATGGACGAGAAACCCCGGCCGTTCACGGACGAAGGCCACGATGTCGCCGTCTTCGAGCGCTGTCGAGGCCGAGCGTGCCGACTCTCGGGGCACCACGAGATGCGGAATCCCGCTGAGACGGGCTTCGACGCTCCGCATCTTGCGTGCGAGCTCGTCCTCTGCCGAGGCTCGAGCGAGCTCATGAGTCGAAATGCGAAAGAAATCCTTCCTGACCGGGATCCCACCCAGCTGCCCCGTCAGGTTCCTGAGCCGCCCTCTCGATTCGTTGTCGTCGATCCACTCGGTGAAGTAATGCAGGCGCGACGCGTAATCGGAGAGGACGCCGCCGCGGTATCGGCTCTGAACGATCTCTCGAGTGAAGCATTCGGCCGTGGGCTCACCGACGTAGCCGCATCGTGCGACCGCCAGGGTCGATTCGATGAAGGTAACGCACTCGAACCTCTCGAGCTCGATTCGGAGTCTCTCCGGCCCCGGAGGTGGCGAGGCAGCGGTGTCGTACGCGACTCCGTGCTGGATCCTGCCCGCGCGAGCCAGGTAACGACCGAAGGGTTCTCCCGGCCCCGGAGTACTGAGCTCGCGAAACCATGCCTCGAGGCGAGGCGGGTGCACGGGGGTCGTCTCTTCGGGGAGAGAAGGGGAGGCCAGGAACAGCACCAGCACCATCCCCGAGCGATTCGGGCACATCCTTCACAAAGCTTACGAGGCCGGAAGTGCCCTTGGCAAGGTTGCTTATTGAGCCAAACGGTTGTACATTTTTCTTTGGTACCTGGTCGGGTCGGCCAGGGAGCCATTTTGACGGGGGACCCGTCCCGGCCTCTGGGAGCGGGTATAGCTTGGTCTCGGGCCCGAGCCGCTGCGGCGGCCCGGACACGAAGGCCCCAACGCTCGAGCCGGCATCGAAGCCCTGATGGGGGTGCAGCATGGACGACTATGTCGGACATCTGAGAGAGTTCCGGCGCATTCTCCGGAACCTGGAGGGCCAGGCGACACATCCGCTGAACCGGGAGACCATCGATTCGCTCTCCCGGAAGCTCGACCGGGACGAATCCCAATTGAACGCCGACCGGCTCCAGAGCTCCATCCGGGCGACCGTAGATGCCACGGCGACGCTCGAGGAGCTCGCCCGGTACGAGCAGGACGTCACCTCGGTGTTCTACGAGGTCGTCGATCGAAAGCGGAAGGAGCTGGAACGCGAGCGCTTCCGAAGACTCCTCGATCAATCCGCCGAGTCGATTTTCGTCATCGAGCCGCACACCGGGAGATTTCTGGACGTCAACGAGCGCGCGGTCCAGTTGCTAGGCTACTCCCGGGCCGAGCTCCTCGAGCTTTCGTTGAACCACATCGAGGTGGCCCTGCCACTAACTCCTCCTTCGTCATGGAACGAGTGGCTTTCGAACGTGCCCAGCACGCCGGAGGTCGCCTACCTGGAGGGGATCCACCGTCGCAAGGACGGAAGTCGCTTCCCCGTAGAAGTGTCCGCGACTTTCGTTCCCATCGACGACGTCAAGCTGATTCTCTGCGTGGCCCGCGACGCGACCGATCGAAAGCGATCCGAGATCAGGCTGAAACGGCAATGGGCGTTCTTCAGCAGGCTGGCACACCGAAGCATCGATGGGGTGCTGGCTTTCGACCGCAACTTCCATCTCACCTACTGGAATCCTGCGGTTCAGCGGATTCTGGGGCAGCCACGAGAGAGCGTGATCGGAAAGAACGTTTGGGAGGCACTGCCGCAGCTCAAGGACCTCGGCGAGGACCGCTACTTTCGCGACGCTTTGGCGGGCACGACCTCGACATCGCGCAACCGCCCCTTCACCCAGGTGGAAACGGGCCGGCAAGTGTTCTTCGACGGATACTACTCTCCTCTCACCGAGGAGAATGGGGAGATCGTCGGCGGCATCGCCATCCTTCGTGACGTGACCGAGAGGCGCGAGTTCCAGCTCCGGCAGGCCCGCGACACGGCGGCGCGCCAGGACGAACAGAAGCAGCAGGATCTCGAGGAGAAGCGGCGGCTTTCGGCCGAAGTGGTGGAGCTTTCGCGAGAAGTCGACCGGCTCAAGAAAGAGCAGCTGCACGCCGGGCGTGAAAGGAGCGACGTAGAGTCCGCCGAGCGCGTGGAGGAGCTGCAGCTCCTCGCCAAGGGGGTGGCCCGAGAGGTCGAGCCCTTGATGGCCGGAATATTGAGTCAGACGGGCCTTGCGCTCGCGGAGCTTCCTTCCGGATCCTCGCTCCGACGTGGCGTCGAGGAAATCGAGGAAGCCGCACTCTCGGCCAGCGAGCTCGCCGCGATGCTCTCGTCGTTTTCCGGTAACGGTTCTGCCGAAGGGGGAAGGGTTCAGCTCGACCAGCTCCTCGTCGAGATCGAGCACTCGCTTCGGGCGCTTCTCTTGGACGGGCCGGCGGGATCCCTCGAGCTCGAGCTCGGAAGCGAAGAGGTTCCCCTTTGGGGCGACTCGCGTCAGATTCGAGAGCTGGTGATGGTTCTGGTGCAAAATGCCGCGGATGCCATGGTGCAAGGCGGCGGGCCCATCCGGGTGAGGACCGGGGCTTTGGAGCTCGATGCGAATGCCCTGAAGGAATTCTTCCTCGCTTCGGGCGCCAACCCGGGAACCTTCGTCTTTCTGGAAGTGAGCGATATGGGCGAAGGGATGGATGAACAGACTCTTTCCCGTATCTTCATTCCCTTTTTCAGCACGAGACCGGGCCACCGGGGGCTCGGGCTCGCTACGGCGCTCGCAGTGGTTCGAGCCCATGGAGGAGCCCTTTCGGTCGAGAGCGCCCGCGGACAAGGTACGACTTTTCGCGTCTACTTTCCGATACATTGAGACTGGCCAAAAGCGCGGATCTGGATACAATGCGGACTCATGGCGGACGCGGAGCTCGTCGAAATCCTGCTCCGGGGTGCCGCGGCCTGGAATCGATTCAGGGAAAGTAACCCGGGCCGGACCGCCCCGGACCTGTCACGGGCGGAGCTCGCCGGAATCGACCTGGGTGAGGCCGATCTCCACGGGGTCAACCTGACGGGGGCCAACCTGACGGCGGCCAAGCTCGAGGGGGCCGACCTGACGGACGCTCAGATGGCCCAGGTCCGAGCTCCCGATGCCCGTCTCGACGGCGCAAAGATGCACCGGGCCCGTCTCACCGGCGCCCGGCTGGAACGCGTCACGATGCTCGATGCGGACCTGACCGGCGCCGATCTGACGCGCGCCCAGCTGCTCGAAGCGCGTTTGTCGCGGGCCAATCTATCCGGAGTCCAGCTCCAGACCGCCAACGCAGCTCGCGCGGTTCTGGTCCGAGCCCAGCTTCCGGTGGCGAACCTGCGCGGAGCGATCCTATCCGGGGCGGATCTCGAGGAAGCCAAGCTTCCGGGCGCCAGTCTGGAGGGGGCGCGGCTTCCCATGGCCAATCTGCGCCGGGCCGACCTCACGCGAACCGAGGGCTCGGCGGCGCACTTCTGGAAGGCCAACCTTTTCGAAGCGAACTTGACCGGCTCGAGCCTCGGTGGTGCCCAGCTCGTCGAGGCCGATCTGAGCCGGGCGGAGCTTCCCCTAGCGGATTTGCAGGGCGCTCGGCTTCAGCGGGTTCGCCTCGGCGGCGCCGACCTGAACCAGGCCAACCTGAGCCGCGCCTGCCTCAAGGGGGCCGACTTCTCCCGAGCCGACTTGACCGGGGCGAGATTGGTGGGAGCGGAGATCGTTCGGGCGAACTTCGGCGGAGCGAGACTGAGCCATTGTCAGCTGTCGGGCGCGCTCTTGGTTCAATGTAACCTCACGCAAGCCATACTGACCGACTGCCGGCTCGACGACGTCGTGCTCTCCGGACTTCGGCACGAAGGGATTGTCACGTCCAATCTCGCCTTGACGCCCCCCGACGAGGCCGCCGTGTTGGTGGACGACCTCGAGATGGTGCAGCTGATGGAGACGCTCATCTCCGAGGCCCGGTGGCGAGACCTCATCCCTCGGAACACCCTGCGCCTCGTGCTCGTGCTCGGACGATTTCCCGACTGGCGCAAACCGCACCTCGAAGCAATCCGTGAATTGCTGAGGCGACGCGACTACGCTCCTGTGGCCGTGGATCTCGAAAGGCCGGTTGGTCCCAAGCTGCGTGCGACTTTCGAGAACCTGACCCACCTCTCGCGCTTCATCGTCGCCGATCTGGCTGGCAGCCGGGAGCTCGTCAAGGAATTGCAGCCTTTCGGTGTCTTGCTGAGGGATCTGCCTATCAAGATCATTCTCCCCGAAGGCGAGGATCTCGTGGACAGCCCCGAGTTCGCGGGCATCGAGCCCTACCGTTACCGTGACACGGAACATCTGGTCGAAACGTTCGAACAGAGTGTGCTTGCCCCCCTCGAGGTGAAGCTCGAGCCCTTCAGCAAGGCTCCGGCGCGCTAGAGTTCTCGAGTCGGGTCACCATGCGATAATGGTCGAGGTTCTTGTGTACGACGGGAAGGTCTTCGTCTCCATGAGCAATACGGAAACGGGCGACGTGTCGGCCGAAACTCGCTTCACCTACCGCCAGAAAGGCGACCTCGTCTGGGCGACGTACGAAGGCGGAGCCGTTCGTTTCGGGACCCTCGTGGCCAAGGCCGACGAGGAGGGGCGGCTCGAAATGCGCACTCAGCATCTCACGACGGCCGGTGAGCTCAAGACCGGGGAATGTCGCTCGATCCCGGAAGTCATGGCGGACGGGCGGCTCCGGCTACACGAGAGCTGGCGATGGACCTCGGGGGACGACTCCGAGGGAAGCTCGATCGTCGAGGAGCTCGCCGGATGAGCCGCGTTCGTCGCTGGCTCGTCATGATCGCGCTCGTCATCATGACCATCGCCTGCGACCAGACGACGAAGCGATTCGCATCGGAGAGCTTTACCCAGGCCGTGCCTTATCCCCTGGTCGAGGGAACCGTCGAGCTGCTCTACTCCGAGAACCGCGGTGCCTTTCTGGGCATCGGAGCCGAGCTCGAGCCGGTGACGCGGTTCTGGCTTTTCACCGTGGGGGTCACCATCCTTCTCCTCGTCTTCGCGGTAAAGCTCTTTCGCGCGCGAAGCGCCCTGGAGCTCGCGGGATGGTCGTTCGTGATCGGTGGCGGGCTCGGCAATCTCATCGATCGCGTGCAGCATGGCATGGTCATCGACTTCCTTCGCATCGGTTTCGGCGACCTGCACACTGGAATCTTCAACATCGCCGACGCCGCCATCGTGGCAGGGCTCGTCCTTCTGTTCCTCTCGACGTTCGCGCATCGCCCCGTGGTCGCGCGCCGGCGACCCGATCTGGCTTAGACGATGAACGAGACAAGGTCGACGTCTTGCGTCCTGGATTGTCCCGACACCTGCTCGCTCGAGGTCGAGGTCTCGGGCTCGGCGATTCGTAGCATCACCGCCGGGGCCGCGAATCCGGTCACGGGCGGGTTCATCTGCTCGAAGGTGGGACGATTCGGGAAGCGCGTGGAGCACGAGGACCGGCTCCTGTACCCGATGCGACGCACGGGGCCGAAGGGCGAGGGTCGTTTCCAGCGCGTGTCCTGGGACGAGGCCCTCTCCGAAGTGGCGGCGCGCTTCAAGGCCATCCGAAGAACCCACGGAGGAGAGGCGATCCTCCCCTACCACTACGGGGGGTCGAACGGGTTCGTCACCGACGAGATGCTCGACAGCCTTCTCTTCGCTCGCCTCGGCGCCTCACGCCTCGCCAAGACGATTTGCGCCGCACCCACGGGCGAGGTGGCGAAAGACATGTACGGAAAGATGGCGGGGGTTGCCTTTCCCGACTACGTCGACGCCCGTTGCATCGTGATTTGGGGGGCCAATCCGCGGGCATCCAACATCCACCTCGTACCCTATCTGAAGGAGGCGAAACGGCGCGGTGCCTTCGTCGCGCTCGTCGATCCGATAAGAACACTCCCTTCGGAGCTCCTCGACGTCCACCTGCCTGTTCGTCCCGGCACCGACTTGCCCCTGGCGCTCGGTCTCATCGACTACTTTGTGGGAAACGGCAAGCTCGACTCCGCCTTCGTCCGCGCCCGGGCGACGGGGCTCGACCCGCTGCTCGAGGCGGCGTCCGCGTGGCCGCTCGACAAGGCGGCGATGGAAGCGGGTCTCGGTCTTTCCGCCGTTCGCGATCTGGCGGAGCGCTACGCTTCCTCTTCGCCGGCCGTCTTGCGGTGCGGCTGGGGCGTCGAGCGCAACCGAAATGGTGGTCATGCGGTAGCCGCCATACTCGCGATTCCTTGCCTCCTTGGAAAGTTTGGCGTTGTCGGCGGCGGTTACACGCTGAGCAACAGCGGCGCCGGGCGATTGGTTACCGAGAAGCTCTTCCGCTTGCCGCCCTGGAATACGCGGATCATCAACATGACCGAGCTGGCCCATGTCTTGCGAGGCCCGCTCTCGCCGCCGGTGAAGTCTCTGTTCGTGTTCAACTGCAACCCAGTGGCGACGGTGCCCGATCAGAACGGGATCGTCCACGGCCTGATGAGGGAAGACCTCTTTACCGTGGTTTTCGAGCAGGTGATGACCGACACGGCCCGTTATGCCGACGTGCTCCTCCCGGCGACGACGTTTTTAGAGCACCACGACCTGAAGCGCGCCTACGGAAGCTACGTCGTGGGGTCTACCCGGCCCGTCGTCCCCCCCCGAGGTGAGGCGCGATCGAACGTTGCCGTATTCCAGGCCCTCGCCAAGGCGATGGGGTTCGACGACGATGCGTTCGGCTGGTCGGAACAAGAGCTCATCGACCGAACCATTGCCGCGATCGAGCTGAACGGGAAGGCGCCCTCATCCGGGCCGTTGAAGGGGGGTGGAGCGCACGGATACGACTTCGATGGCGGAACGCCGATTCAGTTCAAGAACGTGTTTCCCGAGACCGACGACGGCAAGGTACATCTGACTCCGCGGTGTCTGGGTAAGGTTCCTTATCGCTATCGATCCTTCCAGTCCAGCCATCCGCTCACCCTCATCAGCTCTTCGACCACGATGACGATCAACAGTACGCTCGGAGAGTTCAACTTGAGCCGGCTTCATCTGTCCGTCAATCCCGAGGATGCGCGCCGTCGCGGCATTCGAAGCGGGGACCGGGTGCGGGTGTTCAACTCTCAAGGAGAGGTTCTCTGTTACGCGCGCGTGGATCGGCGTCTCAGAGAGGGTGTCGTCCACATGCCCAAAGGCGCTTGGAGGAAAGCTTCGTTGAACGGGAGCACCTCGACGGCTCTCACCCCCGCGGAGGTGAACGAGGTGGGGGGCGGCGCGTGTTTCAACGACGCACGGGTCGAAGTCGCGCGTTTCGATTTCCCGGAGGTGAACCGATGAGAGGGATGATCCTGGGTAGTTTGTTGATCCTAGGGGCAGCAATCGGCCACACGGAGGAGACCTTCGAAGGCTATGTCACCGACGACATGTGCGGCGCCGAGCACATGATGGAGGGGATGAGCGACAAACAGTGCGCCGACGAATGTGTCGGCATGGGAGCCGCCTACGCGCTCTACGTGCCGGATGACGAGATGCTGTACGCGGTGGACGACCCGGAGAAAATCAAGCCGTTCGCCGGCGAGGACGTCGTCGTCAGCGGAACCCTGGACGAGGACGGCGAGACGATCCGCATCGAGTCGGTGGCGAGGCCGGAGAAGCGCTAGCCGAAGCCCTCGAACGGAATCGCCTCGTCTTCGAGCATGATCGGAATCGAGTCTCGTATGGGGTACAGGAACTGCCGGTCTTCTCGAAGGAGGCCCCCCTGAATCTTCTCCGATACCGCCGCGCCTCCGCGGTTCTTCACGACCCCCGCCTCGATCTTCTCGTTGATGCGATCGATGGTGCCGGGCTCTACGAGTGACACCGGCTGTTTCGTCTCCGGGCAGCACAAAATCTCCAGGAGCTCCGGGTCGATCATGACCATAAGCTAACTCCGTTCCCGGATAACTGCAAGGGTACGGCCGTGATCCTCCGCCTGTACGGCAGGTCGGCGTTCTGTCCCGCTCCGCCGACTCCCGGGTTGGGGAGCGAGAAACGCGGTCCATCCTCATCGGAAGGAGCACCCTGACCATCTTCCGAGGCCCCGGGGGGTTAGCGGAGTAGGATGGCCTCGCGCTCGTACTGGCGGATGACGAGCCGCAGGAGCAGAGCTCCGGCCACGAGCGTGATTGCGGACGAGACGCTCAGATGGAGCAGGCTCACGGTTTCCGCTCGAAGAATCTGATTGATGAAAACCTGCTGTCCCACCGTGGGTACGAGGGAAAGCCACAAAGATTGCTGAAAGGGGACGACCGCCATGATGAGAGCGGGA
This region includes:
- a CDS encoding xanthine dehydrogenase family protein molybdopterin-binding subunit, with amino-acid sequence MRSRRKEGPEKLTGVAKYIDDFRFQDVLHAVTVRATVPRGRIKQIHFDPSFDWTGVVVATADDIPGENTVLLIERDQPVLARDEVRHVEEPLLVLGHPDRAMAYDASKHVRIDYDPLEPVLDPERSSTVFKSFEIQKGDLEAGFAEADAIVEEEYRVPHQEQAYIETNGIAAWEESDGTLVVLGSMQCPYYVHKALLPIFPRDPGKIRVIQAATGGGFGGKEEYPNIIAAHAALLALKAKRPVKLVYDRHEDMRATTKRHPARIRHRTGVRRDGTLVAQDIDVLMDGGAYITLSPVVLSRGILHASGPYECPNVRIRGRVVATNTPPNGAFRGFGAPQTLFAAELHMEKIAKTLGIDSVALRRKNLFRLGSTTATGQVLRESVGARQTLDRALEKSQYSRRKKAAARWNRVRKNPTWRGVGLATVFHGAGFTGSGEIFLKSRAGVRLTPAGDIVVDAASTEIGQGTTSILAQIVAEALDVPYEWIRVETPDTNQVPNSGPTVASRTCMIVGGLLERSADKIKERLAADGVRWPLTRAALRGKNLSITEEFEKPGEIEWDEETYRGDAYGAYGYATLVAEVEVDKLTYEVTIRDVVTAQDVGRAINPLLVEGQILGGTVQGIGYALLENVVFENGAMANAQFTNYVIPTTLDTPPIRVEIVEEPYSRGPFGAKGVGELPMDVPAPAIVAAIHDATGLFLTALPALPEQIEEAFHDRAPRQR
- a CDS encoding (2Fe-2S)-binding protein; this encodes MIELRVNGRKRRFRGPAFKRLLDVLREDFRLTGTKEGCGEGECGACTVLIDGEPVNACLVPVCQVAGRRVETVEALGTPEGLSPLQKAFLEAGGTQCGICTPGMLVTAWAYLRSGGRDDPDAIRVALSGNLCRCTGYQQIVESVLTAVRRR
- a CDS encoding xanthine dehydrogenase family protein subunit M; amino-acid sequence: MKVVRPGTATEAIELTARFDGAVPLAGGTDFMVSWNAGEANGLTVIDLSRLSSWRRIREAGRTLRVGSLATHWQLQSHDVVRRRFPLLAQACATIGGRQIQTRGTIGGNIANASPAGDTFPPLLVYDARVRLVSSARRRGMAIRDVFVGVKRTALERGELIESIDLPYHRSPSRALFRKVGTRKASAISKTVAAGLLWLRRDGRIRELRFALGSMAVTARRLETVESFLRGKKPTRRVVDEAVSLLERDVDPIDDLRSTARYRLEVSRNLLRSFLL
- a CDS encoding N-acetylmuramoyl-L-alanine amidase-like domain-containing protein, translating into MCPNRSGMVLVLFLASPSLPEETTPVHPPRLEAWFRELSTPGPGEPFGRYLARAGRIQHGVAYDTAASPPPGPERLRIELERFECVTFIESTLAVARCGYVGEPTAECFTREIVQSRYRGGVLSDYASRLHYFTEWIDDNESRGRLRNLTGQLGGIPVRKDFFRISTHELARASAEDELARKMRSVEARLSGIPHLVVPRESARSASTALEDGDIVAFVRERPGFLVHHAGFVLHVRGDPRLLHASSYHQKVVITAEDVADYLLRRPERKGVIVARPTEPKPGSKQKAP
- a CDS encoding PAS domain S-box protein, whose product is MDDYVGHLREFRRILRNLEGQATHPLNRETIDSLSRKLDRDESQLNADRLQSSIRATVDATATLEELARYEQDVTSVFYEVVDRKRKELERERFRRLLDQSAESIFVIEPHTGRFLDVNERAVQLLGYSRAELLELSLNHIEVALPLTPPSSWNEWLSNVPSTPEVAYLEGIHRRKDGSRFPVEVSATFVPIDDVKLILCVARDATDRKRSEIRLKRQWAFFSRLAHRSIDGVLAFDRNFHLTYWNPAVQRILGQPRESVIGKNVWEALPQLKDLGEDRYFRDALAGTTSTSRNRPFTQVETGRQVFFDGYYSPLTEENGEIVGGIAILRDVTERREFQLRQARDTAARQDEQKQQDLEEKRRLSAEVVELSREVDRLKKEQLHAGRERSDVESAERVEELQLLAKGVAREVEPLMAGILSQTGLALAELPSGSSLRRGVEEIEEAALSASELAAMLSSFSGNGSAEGGRVQLDQLLVEIEHSLRALLLDGPAGSLELELGSEEVPLWGDSRQIRELVMVLVQNAADAMVQGGGPIRVRTGALELDANALKEFFLASGANPGTFVFLEVSDMGEGMDEQTLSRIFIPFFSTRPGHRGLGLATALAVVRAHGGALSVESARGQGTTFRVYFPIH
- a CDS encoding pentapeptide repeat-containing protein, which encodes MADAELVEILLRGAAAWNRFRESNPGRTAPDLSRAELAGIDLGEADLHGVNLTGANLTAAKLEGADLTDAQMAQVRAPDARLDGAKMHRARLTGARLERVTMLDADLTGADLTRAQLLEARLSRANLSGVQLQTANAARAVLVRAQLPVANLRGAILSGADLEEAKLPGASLEGARLPMANLRRADLTRTEGSAAHFWKANLFEANLTGSSLGGAQLVEADLSRAELPLADLQGARLQRVRLGGADLNQANLSRACLKGADFSRADLTGARLVGAEIVRANFGGARLSHCQLSGALLVQCNLTQAILTDCRLDDVVLSGLRHEGIVTSNLALTPPDEAAVLVDDLEMVQLMETLISEARWRDLIPRNTLRLVLVLGRFPDWRKPHLEAIRELLRRRDYAPVAVDLERPVGPKLRATFENLTHLSRFIVADLAGSRELVKELQPFGVLLRDLPIKIILPEGEDLVDSPEFAGIEPYRYRDTEHLVETFEQSVLAPLEVKLEPFSKAPAR
- a CDS encoding n-acetylglutamate synthase, with translation MVEVLVYDGKVFVSMSNTETGDVSAETRFTYRQKGDLVWATYEGGAVRFGTLVAKADEEGRLEMRTQHLTTAGELKTGECRSIPEVMADGRLRLHESWRWTSGDDSEGSSIVEELAG
- the lspA gene encoding signal peptidase II; its protein translation is MSRVRRWLVMIALVIMTIACDQTTKRFASESFTQAVPYPLVEGTVELLYSENRGAFLGIGAELEPVTRFWLFTVGVTILLLVFAVKLFRARSALELAGWSFVIGGGLGNLIDRVQHGMVIDFLRIGFGDLHTGIFNIADAAIVAGLVLLFLSTFAHRPVVARRRPDLA